A genomic stretch from Salarias fasciatus chromosome 18, fSalaFa1.1, whole genome shotgun sequence includes:
- the LOC115405815 gene encoding ceramide synthase 2-like: MDLLPDVWRQDYWLPPGVTWEDMERLEYSDRPRPRDLLIALPLALGFVAMRYVFERFFAPPMGRCLGVKNRLLVTAAPSPKLESFYTQRSRQPTQSEIVSLMLSSGKTQRQIETWFRLRRNQDRPCQTKKFGEAAWRFFFYLTAFIAGLSCLIDRSWFWDHRECWREYPVQRMERAHYWYYMLELGFYGSLLLRISVDIKRKDFKEQVIHHLATIFLLSFSYCANYIRIGTLVMLLHDSSDILLESAKMFNYGTGWRKTCDTLFIVFAVVFLVTRLVIFPSKIIHTTLVLSMEVFEPFAGYYFFNVLLMVLQALHIFWAGLILRMIYKFLKGKLEKDERSDEESEVEEEEEDKGGDVDQEGECYWEKSKDTLNSKLSMLTNSCVLNNLTNHRSSVADRMRKAQ; this comes from the exons ATGGACCTGCTGCCAGACGTATGGAGGCAGGACTACTGGCTTCCTCCCGGTGTAACATGGGAAGACATGGAGCGGCTGGAATACTCCGATCGACCTCGGCCCCGTGACCTTTTGATAGCGCTGCCCCTTGCTCTGGGTTTCGTCGCCATGCGCTACGTGTTTGAAAG GTTTTTCGCCCCACCCATGGGCAGATGTCTCGGGGTGAAGAATAGATTGCTGGTAACTGCTGCCCCCTCCCCAAAGCTGGAGTCGTTTTACACCCAGAGGAGCCGGCAGCCGACGCAG AGTGAAATTGTTAGTTTGATGCTGTCAAGCGGAAAAACCCAGAGACAGATCGAGACGTGGTTCCGGCTCCGCAGGAACCAGGACAGACCGTGCCAGACCAAGAAGTTTGGGGAAGCTGC ATGGAGATTCTTTTTCTATCTCACAGCATTTATAGCTGGATTATCCTGTTTGATTGAT agatCATGGTTCTGGGACCACAGGGAATGCTGGAGAGAGTATCCAGTTCAG CGCATGGAGCGAGCTCACTACTGGTACTACATGCTGGAGCTGGGATTTTACGGCTCTCTGCTGCTCAGGATCTCCGTTGACATCAAGAGGAAG gatTTTAAGGAACAGGTGATCCATCATTTGGCCACCATCTTCTTGCTCAGTTTCTCCTACTGCGCCAACTACATCCGGATCGGCACGTTGGTGATGCTGCTCCACGACTCCTCAGACATCCTGCTGGAG TCGGCCAAGATGTTTAATTATGGCACcggctggaggaaaacatgtgaCACTCTGTTCATTGTGTTTGCTGTGGTCTTTCTCGTGACTCGACTGGTGATTTTCCCGAGCAA AATCATCCACACCACTCTGGTGCTGTCCATGGAAGTGTTTGAGCCGTTCGCCGGCTACTACTTCTTCAACGTCCTCCTGATGGTGCTCCAAGCTCTTCACATTTTCTGGGCAGGCTTAATTTTACGCATGATATATAAGTTCCTGAAAGGCAAG CTGGAGAAAGATGAACGCAGCGATGAAGAGAGCGAAgtcgaggaggaagaggaggataaAGGAGGAGATGTGGATCAAGAAGGAGAATGCTACTGGGAGAAAAGTAAAGACACTCTTAACTCCAAACTGTCCATGCTGACCAACAGCTGCGTCCTCAATAACCTGACGAACCACAGGTCGTCAGTTGCCGACAGAATGCGTAAAGCTCAGTGA